Proteins found in one Sphingobium sp. V4 genomic segment:
- a CDS encoding RidA family protein, whose product MKRLLAAALLLGATPGLAQPAPEPQPQSMPAKLPFSPSVRVGDILFLSGQIGQVPAGMDKHLEGFDAAVKGAMDSIGRILKDNGLDFGHVVKCTVMLDDMADWPRFNAAYLPYFEGKRLPARSAFGADGLALGAPLEVECIAAFK is encoded by the coding sequence ATGAAACGCCTGCTCGCCGCCGCCCTGCTGCTCGGCGCCACTCCCGGCCTGGCCCAGCCCGCCCCCGAGCCCCAGCCCCAGTCCATGCCGGCCAAACTCCCCTTCTCGCCGTCGGTGCGCGTGGGCGACATCCTGTTCCTGTCCGGCCAGATCGGCCAGGTGCCAGCCGGCATGGACAAGCACCTGGAAGGCTTCGACGCCGCCGTGAAGGGCGCGATGGATTCGATCGGCAGAATATTGAAGGACAATGGCCTCGACTTCGGCCACGTCGTCAAATGCACGGTGATGCTCGACGACATGGCCGACTGGCCCCGCTTCAACGCCGCCTATCTCCCCTATTTCGAAGGCAAGCGGCTCCCCGCCCGCAGCGCCTTCGGCGCAGACGGCCTGGCGCTGGGCGCCCCGCTCGAAGTGGAATGCATCGCCGCGTTCAAGTGA
- a CDS encoding Trm112 family protein, with translation MSAAKIGTGPIDPWLMEKLVCPVTRTPLRWDAASGALVSDAAGLAFPVRDGVPVLVVREAVAIA, from the coding sequence ATGAGCGCGGCGAAGATCGGGACGGGCCCGATCGATCCCTGGCTGATGGAGAAGCTGGTCTGCCCGGTGACGCGCACACCGCTGCGCTGGGACGCGGCGAGCGGGGCACTGGTGTCCGACGCGGCGGGCCTGGCCTTCCCGGTGCGGGACGGCGTGCCGGTGCTGGTGGTGCGCGAGGCCGTTGCCATCGCGTGA
- a CDS encoding LON peptidase substrate-binding domain-containing protein, translating into MPIARVSIFPLSGALLLPGMELPLHIFEPRYRALIHDAMARDRRIGMIQPRGDGSVKEAHAAAQPPLFDVGCLGHVSQIEALEDGRFNIILTGLARFRVVRELPVATQFRQVEADIEQAPQEDEILSAVERAALEQESRRFADLLGYVVDWTAVSRLDDAALVNGIAQIAPFDPAAKQTLLEADTLSERSERIIQLMQIVGRIERDGGATMQ; encoded by the coding sequence ATGCCGATCGCGCGCGTCTCGATCTTTCCTCTGTCAGGCGCGTTGCTGCTGCCGGGGATGGAATTGCCGCTGCATATCTTCGAGCCGCGGTATCGCGCGCTGATCCATGACGCCATGGCGCGCGACCGGCGGATCGGCATGATCCAGCCGCGCGGGGATGGGAGTGTGAAGGAGGCCCACGCCGCGGCGCAGCCCCCGCTGTTCGATGTCGGTTGCCTGGGCCATGTCAGCCAGATCGAGGCGCTGGAGGATGGGCGGTTCAATATCATTCTGACCGGCCTGGCGCGGTTTCGCGTGGTGCGCGAATTGCCGGTGGCGACCCAGTTCCGGCAGGTCGAGGCCGATATCGAGCAGGCGCCGCAGGAGGATGAGATATTGTCTGCCGTCGAGCGTGCGGCGCTGGAGCAGGAATCGCGGCGCTTCGCCGACCTGCTGGGCTATGTGGTCGACTGGACGGCGGTGTCGCGGCTGGACGATGCGGCGCTGGTGAACGGCATCGCCCAGATCGCACCCTTCGATCCCGCGGCCAAGCAGACCTTGCTGGAAGCGGACACGCTGTCCGAACGGTCGGAGCGGATCATCCAGCTGATGCAGATTGTCGGCCGGATCGAGCGCGATGGCGGGGCGACGATGCAATGA